One genomic segment of Hymenobacter psoromatis includes these proteins:
- a CDS encoding OmpA family protein, which produces MTFFGNKSLSLAPTLLLAAGLLVLPSCNKKEIAALQQQNADLTRSRDDLSKSRSQLQAEKDALLQSSTRTQASLNADLMNKSNQVSQLNNALGTTEQDLAGKNARVAELQRVLDEKEAATNALRKKVADALLGFNANDLQVNIKNGKVYVSLSEQLLFKSGSTKVDPKGQDALVKLANALASNKDVNILVEGHTDNVPIKGGLNNGAKDNWDLSVLRATEITRLLTAAGIDPTQITPSGRGQYQPLVANDTPQDKALNRRTDIILTPKLDELFSILNAN; this is translated from the coding sequence ATGACCTTTTTCGGAAATAAATCCTTGTCCCTGGCCCCTACCCTACTGCTGGCCGCCGGCCTGCTGGTGCTGCCCAGCTGCAACAAAAAGGAAATCGCCGCCCTGCAACAGCAAAACGCCGACCTCACCCGCTCGCGCGATGACCTGTCCAAGTCGCGCAGCCAGCTGCAGGCCGAGAAAGATGCCCTGCTCCAGTCCAGCACCCGCACCCAGGCCAGCCTCAACGCCGATTTGATGAACAAGTCCAACCAGGTCAGCCAGCTCAATAATGCCCTCGGCACCACCGAGCAGGACCTGGCCGGTAAAAACGCCCGCGTGGCCGAGCTGCAACGGGTGCTCGATGAGAAGGAAGCCGCTACCAATGCCCTGCGCAAAAAAGTGGCCGACGCCCTGCTGGGCTTCAACGCCAACGACTTGCAGGTGAACATCAAAAACGGCAAGGTCTACGTGTCGCTCTCCGAGCAATTGCTCTTCAAATCGGGCTCGACCAAGGTAGACCCCAAAGGCCAGGACGCCCTCGTGAAGCTGGCCAACGCGCTGGCTAGCAATAAAGACGTTAACATTCTGGTCGAAGGCCATACTGATAATGTACCCATCAAAGGTGGCCTAAACAACGGGGCCAAGGACAACTGGGACCTGAGCGTGCTGCGCGCCACCGAAATCACGCGCCTGCTCACCGCCGCCGGCATCGACCCTACCCAGATTACGCCCTCCGGCCGCGGCCAATACCAGCCCCTGGTTGCCAACGACACGCCCCAGGACAAAGCCCTGAACCGCCGTACGGATATCATCCTGACCCCGAAGCTGGACGAGCTGTTTTCGATTCTAAACGCGAACTAG
- a CDS encoding S8 family serine peptidase yields MRLFILFTIGLGLLWSWPGRAQRPVPAAVESRYWVSFRDKQGVGLAPATYFSPAARARRRRQGLPPSDFTDRPVRPDYLAAVRGRVDTLTVVSRWLNGVACRATPAQAADLRRLPGVAAVVAWPVVARLRPAAHLLDTKNNTPTNSLAAISPADYQLARQQTASLGRADLARAGLLGQGVRIAVLDVGFRGTNWHPAFRALRREKRIAATYDFLKNRPDVFRGGTHGTEVLGCLAGRLAGRDTLAGGPALGLAPAATYLLARTESLASERYTEEEAWLRAVEWADQQGADIISSSLAYTEQRYFPEQMDGRHSLIGRAATLAARKGILVVSAAGNDGDDDWVRIGTPADADSVLAVGGLDPATGLHLAFSSVGPSADRRVKPDVSAFGIVLTASANGGYERVEGTSFAAPLVAGLAACAQQAGGGKLPAMDLLRRVREAGDLYPYYDYAHGYGRPEAGRLLARLQGPVPAVEPTFDFVVHDSLVAVVLRPAATVPAPVPLPLLAEADELTPATASWLTPPTPARPPGTPTATAANVPPVGQEQPTGFAPVLPPYPAYPAHLYWHLANARGVLRRYEVRAVSQRLVVQVPRRLARGGDVLRVHYQGYTGQYAE; encoded by the coding sequence ATGCGCTTATTTATACTGTTTACTATCGGCCTGGGGCTGCTGTGGTCTTGGCCGGGCCGGGCGCAGCGCCCCGTGCCTGCCGCGGTCGAAAGCCGGTACTGGGTCAGCTTCCGCGATAAGCAAGGGGTAGGGCTTGCGCCGGCCACCTACTTCAGCCCGGCCGCGCGGGCCCGCCGCCGCCGCCAGGGCCTACCCCCCTCCGACTTCACCGACCGCCCCGTGCGGCCCGACTACCTGGCCGCCGTGCGCGGCCGCGTCGATACCCTTACGGTAGTCAGCCGCTGGCTCAACGGCGTGGCTTGCCGCGCTACCCCCGCCCAGGCCGCCGACCTGCGCCGGCTGCCCGGCGTGGCGGCAGTAGTGGCCTGGCCGGTGGTGGCCCGACTACGGCCAGCCGCACATCTACTTGATACTAAAAATAATACTCCAACTAATAGCCTGGCCGCCATCAGCCCGGCTGACTACCAGCTGGCGCGCCAGCAAACGGCCAGCCTAGGCCGGGCCGACCTGGCGCGGGCGGGGCTGCTAGGGCAGGGTGTGCGCATTGCGGTGCTCGACGTGGGCTTTCGGGGCACCAACTGGCACCCGGCGTTTCGGGCGCTGCGGCGCGAGAAGCGCATCGCGGCGACCTACGATTTTCTGAAAAACCGGCCCGACGTGTTTCGGGGCGGCACGCACGGTACCGAGGTGCTGGGCTGCCTGGCGGGCCGCCTGGCCGGGCGCGACACCCTGGCAGGCGGCCCCGCCCTGGGCCTGGCCCCGGCCGCCACCTACCTGCTGGCCCGCACCGAAAGCCTGGCCAGCGAGCGCTATACCGAAGAAGAAGCCTGGCTGCGCGCCGTGGAGTGGGCCGACCAGCAGGGGGCCGACATCATCAGCTCGTCGTTGGCCTATACCGAGCAGCGGTATTTCCCGGAGCAGATGGACGGGCGGCACTCCCTCATTGGGCGGGCGGCCACGCTGGCGGCCCGTAAGGGAATACTAGTAGTGAGCGCCGCCGGCAACGACGGCGACGACGACTGGGTGCGCATCGGCACGCCCGCCGATGCTGACTCGGTGCTGGCCGTGGGCGGCCTGGACCCGGCCACGGGGCTGCATCTGGCCTTTAGCTCGGTGGGGCCCAGCGCCGACCGCCGCGTAAAGCCCGACGTATCGGCCTTTGGTATTGTGCTCACGGCCAGCGCCAACGGTGGCTACGAGCGGGTCGAGGGCACGTCGTTTGCCGCGCCGCTGGTGGCGGGGCTGGCGGCCTGCGCCCAGCAAGCCGGCGGCGGCAAGCTCCCGGCGATGGACCTGCTCCGGCGGGTGCGCGAGGCCGGCGACCTGTACCCGTACTACGACTACGCCCACGGCTACGGCCGCCCCGAGGCCGGCCGCCTGCTGGCCCGCCTCCAAGGCCCGGTGCCGGCCGTGGAGCCAACGTTTGACTTCGTGGTGCACGACTCGCTGGTGGCCGTGGTGCTGCGGCCCGCCGCCACCGTGCCGGCGCCCGTGCCCCTACCCCTGCTGGCCGAGGCCGACGAGCTGACTCCCGCCACGGCCAGCTGGCTTACCCCGCCTACCCCCGCCCGGCCGCCCGGCACGCCCACGGCCACTGCCGCCAATGTGCCGCCCGTGGGCCAGGAGCAGCCCACTGGTTTTGCGCCCGTGCTGCCGCCCTACCCCGCCTACCCTGCCCATCTCTACTGGCACTTGGCCAACGCCCGCGGCGTGTTGCGCCGCTACGAGGTGCGCGCCGTGAGCCAGCGACTGGTGGTGCAGGTGCCGCGCCGGCTGGCGCGGGGCGGTGACGTGCTGCGCGTTCATTACCAAGGTTATACGGGCCAATATGCGGAATGA
- a CDS encoding M23 family metallopeptidase: protein MYFPFLPAGRAGRRAGSGILLLLLASLASCSKPQTLAALFQKTTPHEDYARALDRAGLREAALGQQWQQAAERALHDSLTVTLPVLETGYFRAEEPTAAGYRYVVRAGELVHVRLTLAPGPVLAPRVFVDAFALPPGRAPEPLRWTATDTTAAGYDYTYQATDDGQHLLRVQPELLAAGRYTLRLWRGPGLGLFPVKGRTDQAIISRWGDPRDAGARRHEGLDISAPRGTPAVAATDGYITRTGESQLGGRVVWLADNQGQTLYYAHLDKQLVRPGQHVRAGDTLGLVGNTGNARTTAPHLHFGIYQAGRGAVDPWPFLHREDALPTPLAGPDRRGEWVRPRPAAATRQLPATLPLLVLGQRAGYLRVALPNGQRRYVAARAVVLAQPLRRLTLAAAHEIQTVPQPGAPALAAWPPRTPVVVLGESAGYALLRGPAGQQGWSKI from the coding sequence ATGTACTTTCCTTTTTTGCCCGCTGGCCGGGCCGGCCGCCGCGCCGGAAGCGGTATTCTGCTGCTGCTGCTTGCCTCACTGGCCAGTTGCAGCAAGCCCCAAACCCTGGCGGCTTTGTTTCAAAAAACCACCCCGCACGAAGATTACGCCCGCGCCCTCGACCGCGCCGGGTTGCGCGAAGCCGCCTTGGGCCAGCAGTGGCAGCAAGCCGCCGAGCGCGCCCTGCACGACTCGCTGACCGTGACGCTGCCGGTGCTCGAAACCGGCTATTTCCGGGCCGAGGAACCCACGGCGGCCGGCTACCGCTACGTCGTGCGGGCCGGCGAGCTGGTGCACGTGCGCCTCACGCTGGCCCCCGGCCCGGTGCTGGCCCCGCGCGTGTTCGTCGATGCCTTTGCCCTACCCCCCGGCCGCGCCCCCGAGCCACTGCGTTGGACCGCCACCGACACCACCGCCGCCGGCTACGACTACACCTACCAAGCCACCGACGACGGCCAGCACCTGCTGCGCGTGCAGCCCGAGCTGCTGGCCGCCGGTCGCTATACCCTGCGCCTGTGGCGCGGGCCGGGTCTGGGGCTGTTTCCGGTGAAGGGCCGCACCGACCAAGCTATCATCAGCCGCTGGGGTGACCCGCGCGATGCCGGGGCGCGCCGCCACGAGGGCTTGGACATCAGCGCCCCGCGTGGCACGCCCGCCGTGGCCGCCACCGACGGCTATATCACCCGCACCGGCGAAAGCCAGCTCGGCGGCCGCGTGGTGTGGCTGGCTGATAATCAAGGTCAAACTCTGTATTATGCCCACCTGGATAAGCAGCTGGTGCGGCCCGGCCAGCACGTACGAGCCGGCGACACCCTGGGCTTGGTCGGCAACACGGGTAACGCCCGCACCACGGCGCCACACCTGCACTTCGGCATCTACCAGGCTGGGCGCGGGGCCGTGGACCCCTGGCCGTTTTTGCACCGCGAAGACGCCCTCCCTACCCCCCTTGCCGGCCCCGACCGCCGCGGCGAGTGGGTGCGCCCACGCCCGGCCGCGGCCACCCGGCAGCTGCCCGCCACCCTACCCCTACTGGTGCTGGGCCAGCGCGCCGGTTACCTGCGCGTAGCGCTGCCCAATGGCCAGCGGCGCTACGTGGCTGCCCGCGCCGTGGTGCTGGCCCAGCCGCTGCGGCGGCTGACGCTGGCCGCCGCCCACGAAATTCAGACCGTGCCCCAGCCCGGCGCGCCCGCCCTGGCTGCCTGGCCCCCGCGCACGCCGGTAGTGGTGCTGGGCGAAAGCGCCGGCTACGCCCTGCTGCGCGGCCCGGCCGGGCAGCAGGGCTGGAGCAAGATTTAG